A window of Melopsittacus undulatus isolate bMelUnd1 chromosome 2, bMelUnd1.mat.Z, whole genome shotgun sequence contains these coding sequences:
- the CAB39L gene encoding calcium-binding protein 39-like → MPLFSKSHKNPAEIVKILKENMAILEKQEKKTDKASEEVSKSLQAMKEILCGTADKEPPTEIVAQLAQELYNSGLLVTLIANLQLIDFEGKKDVSQIFNNILRRQIGTRSPTVEYISAHPHILFMLLKGYESPSIALRCGIMLRECIRHEPLAKIILFSEQFRDFFKYVEMSTFDIASDAFATFKDLLTRHKLLVAEFLEQNYDAIFEDYEKLLHSENYVTKRQSLKLLGELILDRHNFAIMTKYISKPENLKLMMNLLRDKSPNIQFEAFHVFKVFVASPNKTQPIVEILLKNQPKLIEFLSNFQKERTDDEQFTDEKNYLIKQIRDLKKPTA, encoded by the exons GCATCAGAGGAAGTGTCAAAATCTCTGCAAGCAATGAAGGAAATTCTGTGTGGGACTGCAGACAAGGAGCCGCCTACAGAAATTGTGGCTCAGCTGGCACAAGAGTTGTACAACAGTGGCCTTCTAGTGACACTTATTGCCAACCTGCAGCTGATAGATTTTGAG GGCAAAAAGGACGTTTCCCAGATATTTAACAACATCTTGAGAAGACAAATTGGCACTCGCAGCCCTACTGTGGAATACATTAGTGCCCATCCACATATCCTATTCATGCTTCTAAAAGG aTATGAATCCCCAAGTATTGCCTTACGCTGTGGAATTATGCTGAGAGAGTGTATCCGGCATGAACCCTTGGCCAAAATCATACTTTTTTCGGAACAGTTCAGAGACTTTTTTAAATATGTGGAAATGTCAACATTTGATATAGCTTCTGATGCCTTTGCTACATTCAAG GACCTGTTGACAAGACACAAATTGTTGGTAGCAGAATTTCTGGAACAAAATTATGATGCA ATCTTTGAGGATTATGAAAAACTCCTTCATTCTGAGAATTACGTAACAAAGAGACAATCTTTAAAG TTGCTGGGTGAACTGATTCTGGACCGACACAACTTCGCCATCATGACAAAATACATCAGCAAACCAGAAAATCTGAAGCTGATGATGAACTTGCTGCGAGATAAAAGCCCCAACATTCAGTTTGAAGCATTCCACGTATTTAAG GTTTTTGTGGCCAgtccaaacaaaacacagcctATTGTGGAGATCCTGTTGAAAAACCAACCTAAGCTAATTGAGTTTCTGAGCAACTTCCAGAAAGAGAGGACGGATGACGAACAGTTCACCGATGAGAAGAACTACCTGATTAAGCAAATCCGAGACTTGAAAAAGCCAACAGCATGA